AGTGagattgagattttttttttttgggtttttgtaagaaatttgatttcaattgcattgTTTTCTCTATTAGGGCTTCAGCAACGTACCTTATAGATTTGGATCCGGGAGAAGATCCGTACTCGCAATGAAATCGGATCCACTGAAGCCCCGTTTGGACCATATCCGAAAACAAGCCGACGACCACCGATCTCTCGCTCTCGCATATGCATCCTATGCACGGAAGCTCAAGCTCGAGAACTCAAAGGTTGTTAGGGTTTTTGCTGATCTCTCGCGAAACTATACCGATCTTCTTAACAAGCCTGCGTATCGGGCTCTGTTCGAGTTGGATTCGCTTTCTATTGAAGAATCCACGCTACGCCAATTCGAGAAGGAAGTGAAAGAGCGAATCAAAGTCACTCGCCAAGTAATTGCCGAGGCAAAAGAAAGTTTTGACAATCAGCTGAAAATTCAGAAGTTGAAGGATACAATTTTTGCCGTTAATGAGCAATTAACTAAAGCGAAAAAGCAAGGGGCTTTCTCGAGTTTGATTGCTGCAAAATCTATACCTAAAAGCTTGCATTGCCTTGCTATGAGGTTAATGGAGGAGAGAATTGCATACCCTGAGAAATATACTGATGAAGGGAAGCCGCAGGCACCTGAACTGGAGGATCCAAAACTTTACCATTATGCGATTTTCTCAGATAATGTGATTGCCGCATCGGTGGTGGTGAACTCTGCAGTGAAAAATGCAAAAGAGCCGTGGAAACACGTATTTCATGTTGTGACTGATAAAATGAATCTGGGGGCGATGCAGGTTATGTTCAAATTGAAGTCTTATAATGGGGCACATATAGAAGTGAAAGCTGTTGAGGATTATAAATTCTTGAATTCTTCTTATGTGCCTGTGCTTAGGCAATTGGAATCTGCAAATTTGCAGAGGTTTTATTTCGAGAATAAGCTTGAGAATGCAACCAAGGATACTACAAATATGAAGTTCAGGAACCCCAAGTACCTgtcaattttgaatcatttgaggtTTTACTTGCCCGAGATGTACCCTAAGTTGCACAGGATATTGTTTTTAGATGATGATATCGTGGTGCAGAAGGATCTGACTGGGTTGTGGAAGATCGATATGGATGGGAAGGTGAATGGGGCAGTAGAGACTTGTTTTGGGTCATTTCATAGGTATGCACAGTATATGAATTTCTCACACCCTTTGATCAAGGAGAAGTTTAATCCGAAGGCATGTGCTTGGGCTTACGGGATGAACTTCTTTGATTTGGATGCTTGGAGGAGGGAGAAATGCACAGAGCAATATCATTATTGGCAGAATCTGGTAAGACTGGATTACTTTTTTGCAAGTTACAATTTGTCGATTATCTCCCTTTTTACATTCTTAGTTAATTGTTGGTCAGACTAGAATATGTTAACTGTTCCGCTACTGTTTGTTGCTTTCTGATTTTTGATATAAGTCATGGGATACTCTTATAGCTATGAATACTGAAATCAGATTGCAATCTCTATTTTATCTGCATTTTAGATGCTAAATTTGATTTATTGTGATACTTTACCGTTTCGTTTTAAAGTTCTAGTGTGTGTTGCAATACTATCACTAACTTGTGATGCTACTGATGTTGCAGAATGAGAATCGAACCTTGTGGAAACTGGGGACATTGCCTCCAGGTTTAATCACCTTTTACTCAACAACAAAGCCATTAGACAAGTCATGGCATGTTCTGGGGCTTGGCTACAATCCGAGCATCAGTATGGATGAGATTCGCAATGCTGCAGTGGTGCACTTCAATGGAAACATGAAGCCATGGCTTGACATTGCCATGACGCAGTTTAAACCACTTTGGACAAAACACGTTGACTATGATTTGGAGTTCGTTCAGGCCTGCAATTTTGGTCTTTAATCATGTTGTGGTTTTGTCAATCCTAATGGTGCAACGAAAATCAAATCTTTTGAAGCCTCTAGTTATTTTGTTTACACGATCACCAATTGTTCTTAACATGGAAGAAAATCAGTATCTTTTCAAGTGTAGCATATTACTTATATTAATTCTAGATTTTATCTTCGGTTCATTTATACATGTCAAGCAACTAGAATTTGTTGTATTTGGCAAATGTAGCTGTTAAGATTATGGCTATAGCATTCAAGAAGCTTACAATAGTTTTGTTCTCGCAGTGTGTCTCTACACTTATCTCACTTCTCTACACTTATCTCACTTCTTTGCAAACTAGTTTTCCTTATCATCTCTCCAAACTTTTTATTATTCTGATGTGATAATTGCACCATCTACCGTGCGCCCTCTCCTCTGAGAGGCCTAATGCAGTATTCGTAGCCATTCCTCTTTTCCTCATTTCTTAATATCTGGACTCATAAACGTCACTCTACCCAGGTAAAAAAGGTAAAATTGATCATTTCCCATGAACACCGTTTAAAAAAGGGGCATTTTCTTAACGAAGATGCTATCAATTTGGTTAATCATAGGAAAACTTTAAGACATCATATTAGATACAGTGTTCTTTCACTTGGTGCCCACTCAAGTAAATGTGAATTCATCTTTCGTGATTAGCAGAAAGTACTACTCTGTTGAGTTTGTTTGCAGGTTTGAGCTTGTTTGCAGGTTTGAGCTTAATGGCAAGGGTTCTTTCATTCCTGCTTGGTGCATTTCAGCGATGACTGCTGATTTCCACTGAGGATGGGTACCTAGGGTAAATTTGTGCGCCACTTTTGCGACGTCCCAGTCCCTCAAAGCCGAGTTGAGAGTGTAATGGCTAGAGTTCTGCCCCCTTGTTTTTGCTTCCCTAGATTGGTGCTTCTTAGTTTTTGCTGAGTTCTCTAACTAGTCATTCCCGATCCCTTGGGTTGCTTTTCGTTGGGGACCTCTTCATCTTGCGCTTCAGCCAAGCGTGGTCCACATCGGTGCTTCAGTAAGATTAGTCTCCCCTCAACGTTAGTCTAGTCGAACGATTTATGGGGCGACGAGCTTCTCTCCTTCGATCTATGATGCAACAAGTTTCCTCTTTTTAGGTTAAGGGGTTCGAGTTTGGATCCTTGCTCTGCTAGGGTTTTGTTATTTATTGGGCTTGACCCTTCATGTTAGACTGGGTTTGACCTTCATGGTTCTCTGAATGCATTAGGCTTACTGCCTTCTTCCTATTAATGAAATCTTATCTGTCTTCTGATTTGAAAAAAGGCCATACTTTTAAGATCAATAGTCTTTACTTTGGGGAGAGTTTCTCTGTTCTATTTTATAAAAGAGAGGATCTTAATTTGCAGTTCAACAGCTGTCCCCTGCACGAAATGGCTCTCCTTCCAAGCCTAGACGTGGGTTTTTCCTCCTCGTCTCTGGGCAGGATTTGTATATACCTTCTGTTTGGTTTTCGATTGCAGGTTAAGATCTTATGGGCGAGAGTTTCGTTTTTTAACCTACTGATAGGATTTAGTTATAGCTTTGGATTTATGTGGAGTATGGGTATCTAAGGGATATTACGGTGCCGCTTTAATGGCTATCCAATCCTTCAAAGCCTATAGATGATGGCTAAGGCTTTGCGGTCTCCTTTGTCTGCTTGGGCTTCTATAGTCAGGTGCTTTTCAGTCTCTTTGGACTCCTAGCCATTTGCTCATATCCTTGGTTGTTTTATGGCTTGGGAACTTTCTTGTTCTAGTGTTTTTGCCTTGTTGGTCCCTAGTGTTATTTTAGCATTCCCTTTGGCGTTGGTTCGTCCGTGATGTTAAGTCATCCAATTTAGGATGTGATGAACTTCTCTCCTTGGAGAGTGCGAGACAAGATCTC
This sequence is a window from Hevea brasiliensis isolate MT/VB/25A 57/8 chromosome 10, ASM3005281v1, whole genome shotgun sequence. Protein-coding genes within it:
- the LOC110633160 gene encoding galacturonosyltransferase 8 isoform X1, with product MANHRNSRSGLIRSFSLSFRLLASAVTIAVFLFFAVSFLFTSHSHSSSDLHHFGFSNVPYRFGSGRRSVLAMKSDPLKPRLDHIRKQADDHRSLALAYASYARKLKLENSKVVRVFADLSRNYTDLLNKPAYRALFELDSLSIEESTLRQFEKEVKERIKVTRQVIAEAKESFDNQLKIQKLKDTIFAVNEQLTKAKKQGAFSSLIAAKSIPKSLHCLAMRLMEERIAYPEKYTDEGKPQAPELEDPKLYHYAIFSDNVIAASVVVNSAVKNAKEPWKHVFHVVTDKMNLGAMQVMFKLKSYNGAHIEVKAVEDYKFLNSSYVPVLRQLESANLQRFYFENKLENATKDTTNMKFRNPKYLSILNHLRFYLPEMYPKLHRILFLDDDIVVQKDLTGLWKIDMDGKVNGAVETCFGSFHRYAQYMNFSHPLIKEKFNPKACAWAYGMNFFDLDAWRREKCTEQYHYWQNLNENRTLWKLGTLPPGLITFYSTTKPLDKSWHVLGLGYNPSISMDEIRNAAVVHFNGNMKPWLDIAMTQFKPLWTKHVDYDLEFVQACNFGL
- the LOC110633160 gene encoding galacturonosyltransferase 8 isoform X2; the protein is MFFPRQQKQKTMFVCGFSNVPYRFGSGRRSVLAMKSDPLKPRLDHIRKQADDHRSLALAYASYARKLKLENSKVVRVFADLSRNYTDLLNKPAYRALFELDSLSIEESTLRQFEKEVKERIKVTRQVIAEAKESFDNQLKIQKLKDTIFAVNEQLTKAKKQGAFSSLIAAKSIPKSLHCLAMRLMEERIAYPEKYTDEGKPQAPELEDPKLYHYAIFSDNVIAASVVVNSAVKNAKEPWKHVFHVVTDKMNLGAMQVMFKLKSYNGAHIEVKAVEDYKFLNSSYVPVLRQLESANLQRFYFENKLENATKDTTNMKFRNPKYLSILNHLRFYLPEMYPKLHRILFLDDDIVVQKDLTGLWKIDMDGKVNGAVETCFGSFHRYAQYMNFSHPLIKEKFNPKACAWAYGMNFFDLDAWRREKCTEQYHYWQNLNENRTLWKLGTLPPGLITFYSTTKPLDKSWHVLGLGYNPSISMDEIRNAAVVHFNGNMKPWLDIAMTQFKPLWTKHVDYDLEFVQACNFGL